A segment of the Leptolyngbya sp. NIES-3755 genome:
AGTAATCGCTCTTTGACCGTATTGCTGTGTAAATTGCATTAACGCTTACAAAGCTCTAGACCCTTCTTAATGAAAGGGCTGATATCAACCTTAAGACCACTGATCTGGGGATCATCCCTCCAAATGGGTTCAATATCTGGATAGCCTAGAGCTTTTGCTGTTCCATTAACTGCATAAGTTTCGTTGTCGGTTGCGAACGCAACTGAAGGATAGCCATCTCCTGGATCAAGACAATACAAAATTCCTTCAGGAACCGTAAATGCCCAAAGATCACCGTACTCTTCTTGATGAATCACTACTTCGCTAACCCGCGACGCTAAAGCTGGAAATGAAAAAGTTAGAACAAAGCAGAATGCAATTGCAATTAATCTAATAAGCACTTTCATGAAGTTCTCCTTCAGCAATGGTTCGGACAGAATTAAGCGGCGATAATGCCGTAATTGCAAAGGTTTGAGTAGTTGGGATGAGATTTAATTTGGCTTGGCTCCAAGTCTAAGTTGCAAATAAATCGGTCAAGGAGGTGCTGATTGAACAGTCGCCGTTTGACACTTGCCATTGAGAAGACAAACGGGACTTGTTCTGAATGCTGTTGGAGTGCGTCCAACTTTGCCAAGTTCAGAGCAGTCAGACTAGCATTGAAATGAAACGCAAGCTTCTGAGCATCTCTGGCTTGGCAATCTTCGAGTCCTGTAAACTGCTTGGCATCCCGGAATAGAAATTCAATTTGGAAGCGCAGCTTGTAATACTGGACAATCTGCCTTGGGTCTTGCTCGACATCAGTGGAAAACAACAGACAAGTGCGAACGCGAGTCGAGGAGCGATGATCGACTAGATAAGCAACGCGAATAGCGCGTTTGAGCGAGACGTGCCACACGACTGCCGTGTACAGGTCAACATCCGGTTGTACGGTTTCGACGAACGTGAAGCGACTCAAATCGCCCAAGTCCACTTTGCCTGCATACTTGCGCGGTCTGCCCCGTCGCTTCTGTACTCCCGTGTAGAGAAATTGAAGATTCGCATCACACCGCAGCTTACTGATGACGTGCAACCTCAACTCCACCGCTCCGGTGACAAAGCCCTCCTTGGCATAAGCACCATCGACAGCGAGATAGGCGACTTCAGGTGGGAGGTGAGGTCGCACACAATCGAGATGATAGAGATATTGATCCATGCGGCTAAACTCGCTCAGGCTGGATTGAGCATAGGTCTGCTCTGCCGATAATGCATAGCCCTGCTCACGTTCGACATCGACCACCCCGACCACTGACACCTCTAATCCGGTTTCCACTCGACTGGCACATCCATTCCAAAACGCATCGAGTCCAAACGTCGCTTTGCCACTCTTGATCACAAACGAGCAGTCCATCACCGCAAGCTTTGCCGTGTCTGCTTGACTTGCCTGCTCGACTATCGCTCGATTCAATGCCACAAACTCAAACTCTTGTTGGTATTGGCGGCGGTAGGTGCGTTCGCTCAAACTGCTGTAGCGACTCAGGTTGGTGAAGTTGACTTTGCCACACACCAGCAACATTGTGGTGAATAAAGTGACTAAGAATTTCGTTTGCGGTTTGCGAAATCGCCCACTTCGGCAAGCAGGCTTTGTACAATGGCTTCCATAGCTATCCATTCGGTGCGTTTGTGATTATTTGCACCCTAAGCGATGGGTAGCTTTCTTGTCAAAATTCTGTCCGGACTATTGCTTCAGATTGCATTCTGCAATTCCATAAGTTTGCGATAGACAAGGACACTTTTGAAGTAGCCAAGTTTGGTGTCTAGCAAAAACTTACTCTCGTTATCATTTTCTGATGTTGCAGCAGTAAGAACTTGAAAATGACCAACTGTAGCTGCTTTTTGCGGTTTAAACTCAAATGCAACAACATCCTTAATTGGGTAAACACGAACAGAAAGTTGACCAGCCGACAACGCAGCACCAAGTAGACCACCACCCGAATCTTGCCCCTGTCCTCCGAAAACGCCCTTGCTGAAAATATACAAACAGCGATTAGTGAGAGCCAACTGGCTACGTTCGCCTTGAGAAGAGCTACGCATCTTGCAAACAACTTGCTCTTTAGGCAAAAGTAAATCTGACAGATAGCATTCAACTTCTGCTGACAAGTCTTCAAACAACTGTGCTTGAGCTTTTGACCAAGCATCCTGCAACTCTGATTCATTCATATCGTGACGCGCTTTGACATCACCAGATGCTGTCCGCGCCGCATCACCAGCTTTCTGAACTTCTTCACCAGCTTTCTTCGCAATATCCTTTATGTTTTCCATGAAACTCATGGCTGTATGTTCCTCCGGGATGAGTAAACTTTCATGTAGTGTTCCCGGATTGATTCAGCCAGCTAACTCTTATTACACTGAAGTTTTCCACATATCATCCCGAATCAGCGTACTATACGGAGAATTTTCGGTGTATCACACCGTTTTAGAATGCTATGCGGAAAGATTTCTGTATAGTACGCTCATGTAGATGAATACACGGAAATTTTCGGCATATTTTCCACTTCTTTTGATAAATACAAAGCCGGATCGCTTAAATTCCCCTTCATCCAAAATAAAACCACCCAACTCAATCTTGAGCCAGGTGGTAACTTGGTCTTCAAACGCGATTAGTTCAATGATGCAGCGGCTTCTTGCACTTTTTTCTTCGGAACTCCCATTCTGGATTTCGACATCTGATGCGCCACATCGCTTTTCCGTGCGCCGCCTGCCATGACGTATTCCTCGCTGTCCTTGCCATAGTGAGCGCCCACACCCAGCAGCATTCGTTCGGTCAGATCTTTGAGGGTCTTTTCGGATTCCTCAACTGCGCGGGATAGTTGTTCGATCGTAGAAAGCGCCCGATTATAATCATCCAAGTTCGTTTTGTGCTGGTCGATCGCAGCAAGATAAGCGTTAAGGGTTAAACCGCGACCGAGATCCAATTGCGGATCGATCGATTGCAAGCTCACAGCCCGTTGATTCGCTCTGGTGAGAATCTCAGAATTGAGTTTTTGGCGTGGCATGGTGAATGCACTCCTGAATCTGTTTACAGTTGCACTCTAAACTTCGAGTCTGTGCTTTTCCCT
Coding sequences within it:
- a CDS encoding unknown protein (similar to AA sequence:cyanobase_aa:glr3532), with amino-acid sequence MKVLIRLIAIAFCFVLTFSFPALASRVSEVVIHQEEYGDLWAFTVPEGILYCLDPGDGYPSVAFATDNETYAVNGTAKALGYPDIEPIWRDDPQISGLKVDISPFIKKGLELCKR
- a CDS encoding hypothetical protein (similar to AA sequence:cyanobase_aa:Npun_F2680); its protein translation is MPRQKLNSEILTRANQRAVSLQSIDPQLDLGRGLTLNAYLAAIDQHKTNLDDYNRALSTIEQLSRAVEESEKTLKDLTERMLLGVGAHYGKDSEEYVMAGGARKSDVAHQMSKSRMGVPKKKVQEAAASLN
- a CDS encoding hypothetical protein (similar to AA sequence:cyanobase_aa:AM1_0099); protein product: MDSYGSHCTKPACRSGRFRKPQTKFLVTLFTTMLLVCGKVNFTNLSRYSSLSERTYRRQYQQEFEFVALNRAIVEQASQADTAKLAVMDCSFVIKSGKATFGLDAFWNGCASRVETGLEVSVVGVVDVEREQGYALSAEQTYAQSSLSEFSRMDQYLYHLDCVRPHLPPEVAYLAVDGAYAKEGFVTGAVELRLHVISKLRCDANLQFLYTGVQKRRGRPRKYAGKVDLGDLSRFTFVETVQPDVDLYTAVVWHVSLKRAIRVAYLVDHRSSTRVRTCLLFSTDVEQDPRQIVQYYKLRFQIEFLFRDAKQFTGLEDCQARDAQKLAFHFNASLTALNLAKLDALQQHSEQVPFVFSMASVKRRLFNQHLLDRFICNLDLEPSQIKSHPNYSNLCNYGIIAA